The DNA sequence CTTATCCGCCATTATCTCAACTAAGTGCTCTACAATCCCGGTCATGTCCGCCTTATCCACGAGATAGCCATTGTACCGATCGATGACCATATCCGGTATCGAACCGACTGCCGTGGCGAGTATCGGTTTGCCGTAACAGAGCGCTTCGAGGAGAGTCAGCGGCATGCCCTCCACGTCCGAAAGCAGAGTGACGATATCGATGCGATCAATGACCTCGTCAATCCGGTCGAACCGGGGGATAAACTCAATTGCATCAGATACACCGAGCTCTGCTGCAAGTGCTCGAAGCATACCTTCAGTCGGCCCCGCACCAACAAGAACGAGGCGTGCATCCGGAACCTTCCTCATCAATTCGGGGAGAAGACGGATGAGAACATCCTGATTCTTCTCCGGTGAGAGACGAGCAATGATGCCGAACGTTCGTGCAGGGCGATCCGGCGGGGAATACAATCGTGCCGGAAGATCCACAATAAACGGCACGACCCTCGCCGGGGAGGCGAGATGCTCATAGTAATGAAGTTCGTTCCCGATCGCGGAGGACGGGACAAAAATCCCGTCAAGTGCGTTGAGGTAAACACCCATACTGTCGTCCGGATCCATCTTCTGTCGCCATAACGGCGATGAGATCTCGGTGTAGCAGACGGGAACCCGCAACCAGCGCTTGATCAGGAAGAGTGCACGACAGATAGCACCGTGATACCCGGATACGAGGGAGTATGGCCTGGAACGGTGATCGATAGCGATTCTGACCGCTAAAAGGTACTGATACACTTGATCTACCCGCTTTCCGATAATCCGGTGATAAACCCGCCGGTAGAACGCCATGACCCGGTCGCGCCGGAATCCCACCATACATGGATACGCAACAAGCGCCGGAGCGCAGATGGCAAGCCCCACCGCTGTCAGCACGGGCTTAATCCAGATAGGACTCGTAATAACCGCAATCCCCCGCTCCTCAAAGGCAGGTTGAAGAGTGCCGTACCGCCCGTACCCAGGAGGCGGATAGGCTGCATAGAGAGTAATTCGGTATCCCGCATCTACCAGACGTGAACAGATAGACAGGAGAAGGTTATCAGACCCGCCGGTGAGGAGAAGAGCTGTGACGATGCATATTCGCTTTCCCTCCGGCGAGACACTCATGGCAGGGCTCCGTCTTTCCGGTAGATTGCCATAATGTAGCCTGAGCACCAGCCCAGATTCAGACATCGGACGATGGGATTTGCGAGACCCGCACTGAAAGCGTGGAATACGCCTTTGAACCAGAGAGGCGTTCGGGAGATGTCGAAGAGAGCCGGTTCGAATCCTCCGATGGTATCGATGAATACCGGTGCGAGAGGAAGAGTCCGGGGCAGACTGCAGAAGTAGTCCCGATCCATAATCGCGAGGTTATGGGCAGGAAGGAGCTTCCGGTCGAGTGTTTCATCGACAATCCTCGCTAAATGGTAGTTAAGGCCGGTGAACTTCGGAATCCCTATGGCCAGGTATCCCCCATCATTCAGAAGCGATAGTTTTCTCCGGATGACGTCTTCCGGATTGGAGAAGTGCTCTATAAAGCCCAGTGAGAGGATAAGATCGAACGTTCGCCCCTCAAAATCCATCGTAAGAAAATCTCCGTGATAGACCCGTGCATTCGGGATACAGCAGAGTTCCAGATTTTTCTCTGTGGTTCGAACTGCGGATTCGACATACTCGCATCCCGCAGGAACATACCCGAGATCCTCAGCGAGATAAACCATCCACTTTCCGGGAGCGCAGCCCACCTCAAGAGCGACCCTCTCTCCATCACCTGCAGGAATCCATCGCTTCAGAGTCTCGGCGATGACCCGATCGTTGGAAAACGACGGATTGATACGGCACGGAAGTGCTGTATTCTTCCAGAAGTGCTCCCAGAACTCCTTCTCCGTTTTTGCTTCAGTCATAGATACGTCACCTGCCCTGCCTGGCAGCAATGGCCTCCCGGATGATCGCAGCAGCACGCTCCGCACTCCGGCCATCCCCTCTGCAGGTTCCAAACCCGATCATGAACGTCTCATCAAGGACGTTCACGCTCGGATCATCCGGTTCTCCCGATAGATAGCGATTGATGGCACCCGAATACTCTTTAACGGTCTCATAGATAGAGACACGCTGTTTGAGTGGGAGCAGAGTATCCTCATCGACGCAGCTCAGGCCAGAATACAGAAATACCGGCAGGTCAGTTTGCAGCGCTTGAAGGATTCCCGTGCTGATGAGATCAAAGAGGAGGAGATCGGTCTCCTTGAGAAGAACGGGAAGAGATGGTGACCGGACGACGAGACGGACATTTCGTATCCGGTGGTGTTCGATGTACCGTTTCAACGGCTCCCGGGATGTGTGGCCGGGATGAAGTTTCACGATAAAGGCATGATCAGGATGCGCTCGTGCAAGATCGATGACCGCCTTCTGGACAGACCAGAGCTCTTCGTCGAATACGGTCGGGTCACGCACTGCCGAGATGGTATATTGATTGTGGAGGTACGCCGTGGTGACGTACAGTATTGTCTTGCATCCCGATGATCTCCGGGAGCGAAGGGCAGGCCTCGGATCCAGTCGATCAAGCGAGCTCGAACCGACTGCGACGATCTCTGGCGGCCGGGATATCTTCAGCCTTCTGTCAGTCTCACGGTATGCTTTGGCCACACTATCGCCGAAGACGAGGTGAATATCGGAATCAACAGACTCAATGAAAGGCATCAGAGGATGATAGCAGTACCCCGCCCCCCCGTGCTGCCAGGAGATAACAGGGATCTCACAGTCGTGCGCAGCACGAACAAGAGCATGACCGACTGCAGACTCCCGAACCGAGAGCAGAACCGCTCCGACACGACAATCCCTGATTATCCTGACCATCTTGGGATAAGTGGCAAGAGCCTCTGCCGTAGCCCGGGCGACGATCCAGGCAACCTTTTCGAAGAGAAGCGGAGACGTATCAATGCCTCCCCGCCTGCCGAGCTCACGGCATGCAGGGGCATTCAGGCAGGTATCGAGAATGGTCTCTCTGTATCGCTCCATATCGGAAAGTCGGATTTCGACCGAGGAGTCCCGGACTCGTGTGATCCGGGAAAAACCGTTCTGATAGAGCTCAAGCAACGCATCATCCCAGTTGTACCCGCTTTCGTACAGGAGCAGTGGAGTGTCTGCAATCCCGGTTAA is a window from the Methanoculleus taiwanensis genome containing:
- a CDS encoding glycosyltransferase family 4 protein is translated as MDPDDSMGVYLNALDGIFVPSSAIGNELHYYEHLASPARVVPFIVDLPARLYSPPDRPARTFGIIARLSPEKNQDVLIRLLPELMRKVPDARLVLVGAGPTEGMLRALAAELGVSDAIEFIPRFDRIDEVIDRIDIVTLLSDVEGMPLTLLEALCYGKPILATAVGSIPDMVIDRYNGYLVDKADMTGIVEHLVEIMADKECYLAMSENSRRLYADRFEPDVVFEQLLELFEEVILQKRGRILEDRLSRGI
- a CDS encoding class I SAM-dependent methyltransferase produces the protein MTEAKTEKEFWEHFWKNTALPCRINPSFSNDRVIAETLKRWIPAGDGERVALEVGCAPGKWMVYLAEDLGYVPAGCEYVESAVRTTEKNLELCCIPNARVYHGDFLTMDFEGRTFDLILSLGFIEHFSNPEDVIRRKLSLLNDGGYLAIGIPKFTGLNYHLARIVDETLDRKLLPAHNLAIMDRDYFCSLPRTLPLAPVFIDTIGGFEPALFDISRTPLWFKGVFHAFSAGLANPIVRCLNLGWCSGYIMAIYRKDGALP